CGCCGGCGTACGCCAGTGCGATCGACAACCCCGTCGCCGCCATCATCAGGGCGGCCGTGACGCGGCGGCCGATGCGGTCCGCTCCGGCCCGCCCCAGCAGGATGCCGACGAGCCCGGCGGGGCCGGCGCCCAGCACCAGCATCGAGATGAACAACGGCGAGGCGTTCAACACCCCCTCGCCATAGACGAACAGGTAGGTGAAGCCGGGTCCGGTGGCGACCGCGATCCCGCCGGTCGTCAGGGCCAGGAGCGCGACGGGACGCACCAGCTGCCGCGGGACCGATCCGGGAAGACCCTGTGCGTGGGCGGCGCTCTGCGCGATGCGGGGCTCGCGCACCTTGCGGGCCAGCAGCGGCAACAGCAGCAGGGGGACGACCGCGAAGGCGGTCACCACACGAAACGACGGTTCGCCGGGCAGCGCACCGCGGGTGATCGACACGACACCGGCGCCGAGCCCGTAGGCGGCGGTGATCAGGGCGATCGCCGCCGAACGGTCCCGTGAGGTCGTCTCCTCGGCGGCGACCACGCCGGCGAGGGCGTTGACCGTGGACAGGGCCGGCCGCGCGAGCGCGACCAGGGCCACGTACCACCAGAACCCGGGCGCCAGCGCGGCCGCGGAGGTGAGGAACAACCCGATGGCCGCGAGCGTCAGCAGCAGACTGCGGCGCCCGAACCGGTCGGCGAGGGCGGCGATCGGCAGGCTGGCCAGCGACGCGACCCGCACCAGCGCCAGGGCGACGCCGACGGTGGTCGCCGGCAGACCGATCTGCGCGGCGACGTCGTCGCCGACGCCGACCTCCCCGAATGCGGCCGCGACGTCGCCGATGACGGCCGTCACACTGAACTGCGCGACCCCGGCGGCGACGGACAGCGCCGACACGGTCAGCACCGGCGCCGTCAGCCAGGCGGGACGGCGCCCCTCACGGGGCCCGGGTTCGTGGCCGTCGCGGGGAGCGGCTTCGGACACGACGCTCCTCACGACGGACGGGGCGCGAACCTATCCCCCACGGGGCGCAGGGGTGCAGGTGGGCGCCTCGGCCGCTAGTCTGCCTTTTGTTGCGAGATATTCGCAGTTCTGCCGCCCGGCAAGGAACCGACGTGCATGCACCCGATGGCTTCCTGACGCTTCCGGCCGCCGTCGGCACGGGCCTGATCAGCGCCGGCGCGGTCGGTGCCGCCCTGCGACAGTCCCGCGAACAACTCGGCGAGCAGCAGGTCCCGCTGGCCGGCCTGACCGCCGCCTTCGTCTTCGCGGCCCAGATGGTCAACTTCCCGGTGGCGGCCGGTACGACCGGTCATCTGCTCGGCGGCGCGCTGGCGGCGGTCCTGCTCGGACCGTGGGTCGGCATGCTTGTGGTGACGGTCGTCGTCGTGGTGCAGGCGCTGGTCTTCGCCGACGGCGGGCTGTCCGCCCTCGGCTACAACGTGCTCAACATGGCCGTGGTGACCTCACTCGGCGGCTGGGGCGTGTTCCGGCTCGGTCGGCGACTGCTGCCGGCCACGCGCACCGGCGTCGCCGTGGCGGCCGGTGTCGCCGGGTTCGCCGCGGTCGTGCTCTCCGCGGTCGCCTTCAGCCTGCAGTGGCTCGTCGGCGCGAGTGCGCCCGTTCCCTTCGACCGGGTCTTCGTCGCGATGGTGGGCGTCCACCTGCTCATCGGTGTGGGCGAGGGGGTCATCACCGGCCTCACGGTCGCCGCGGTGCTGCGGACCCGGGCCGACCTCGTCGCCGGTGCCAGCGACCTGCGGGTCGGCGCCGCTGCCGGGCCCGGCCTGCGCCGCTTCGTGTTGGGCGGCGTGGCCGTCTCGCTGCTGGTCGCCGCCGGTGTGGCCCAGTTCGCCGTCGACGACCCCGATGGTCTCGAGCGGGTCGCCGAGGACACCGGCTTCGCGGCCGCAGAGCGTGAGCACGCGCTGGCCAACAGCATCTTCGCCGACTACGCGACCGCGGGGGTGGCGAACGAGTCGACGAGCCTGGCGGTCGCGGGGATCGCGGGCACGGTGCTCACCCTCGCCATCGGTGGTGGCCTGTTCTCGGCCGTGCGCGGTCGCGCGCCGGGGGCCGGCCGGCCACGGCGCCACCCTGTCGGCGGCTAGGAGATGGGGGCCGGGCACGCGCATGCGCTGTACGTGCACGAGCACTCACCCGTGCACGCACTGCCTCCGCACGTCAAGGTCGTCGCCGCCTTCGGAACCGTCGTCACCATCGCCGTGACCCCGGCGCCCGCCTGGCCGGTCTTCGCCGTCGCGGCCGTCGTGCTCGGCGGCGTGGCCGTGCTCGCGCGGGTGCCCCTGCGGTTCGTCGCGACGCGGTTGCTGGTCGTGGTGCCGTTCCTCCTGGTGGCCGTGATGGTGCCCTTCGTCGCCTCGGGGTCCCGGGTGACCGTGCTCGGACTGGAGGTGTCGCGCGCGGGCATCGTCGCCGGCTTCGGCATCGCCTCGCGCGCCGTCCTCGGCGCGACCGCCTCGATTCTGCTGGCCGCCACCACGGAGGTCCCCCGGCTGCTTCGCGCGCTGGAGCGGCTACGGGTCCCACCGGTGCTGACCCAGATCGCCACGTTCATGGTGCGCTACCTCGAGGTGGTCGCCGGCGAACTGGGTCGCATGCGCACGGCCATGGTCGCGCGGGGGCACGATCCGCGCTGGCTGTGGCAGGCCCGGCCGGTCGCCGCCGCATCGGGCGCCTTGTTCGTCCGCAGCTACGAGCGCGGC
The Egicoccus sp. AB-alg6-2 DNA segment above includes these coding regions:
- a CDS encoding MFS transporter, whose amino-acid sequence is MSEAAPRDGHEPGPREGRRPAWLTAPVLTVSALSVAAGVAQFSVTAVIGDVAAAFGEVGVGDDVAAQIGLPATTVGVALALVRVASLASLPIAALADRFGRRSLLLTLAAIGLFLTSAAALAPGFWWYVALVALARPALSTVNALAGVVAAEETTSRDRSAAIALITAAYGLGAGVVSITRGALPGEPSFRVVTAFAVVPLLLLPLLARKVREPRIAQSAAHAQGLPGSVPRQLVRPVALLALTTGGIAVATGPGFTYLFVYGEGVLNASPLFISMLVLGAGPAGLVGILLGRAGADRIGRRVTAALMMAATGLSIALAYAGGVPSLTVGYLLAIAFSSGFAPPTGALAAEIASTSFRATVAGWITMSGVLGAVLGLLSFGVLADLTGGFSNASIAIGIVVALVATAFLALPETLGHELDEDPVTADPADEPAND
- a CDS encoding energy-coupling factor ABC transporter permease, with product MHAPDGFLTLPAAVGTGLISAGAVGAALRQSREQLGEQQVPLAGLTAAFVFAAQMVNFPVAAGTTGHLLGGALAAVLLGPWVGMLVVTVVVVVQALVFADGGLSALGYNVLNMAVVTSLGGWGVFRLGRRLLPATRTGVAVAAGVAGFAAVVLSAVAFSLQWLVGASAPVPFDRVFVAMVGVHLLIGVGEGVITGLTVAAVLRTRADLVAGASDLRVGAAAGPGLRRFVLGGVAVSLLVAAGVAQFAVDDPDGLERVAEDTGFAAAEREHALANSIFADYATAGVANESTSLAVAGIAGTVLTLAIGGGLFSAVRGRAPGAGRPRRHPVGG
- the cbiQ gene encoding cobalt ECF transporter T component CbiQ; amino-acid sequence: MGAGHAHALYVHEHSPVHALPPHVKVVAAFGTVVTIAVTPAPAWPVFAVAAVVLGGVAVLARVPLRFVATRLLVVVPFLLVAVMVPFVASGSRVTVLGLEVSRAGIVAGFGIASRAVLGATASILLAATTEVPRLLRALERLRVPPVLTQIATFMVRYLEVVAGELGRMRTAMVARGHDPRWLWQARPVAAASGALFVRSYERGERVYAAMLARGYAGTMPDLHDEEPVAAVTWSVALALPAVVACTLLLWWLRP